A single region of the Gammaproteobacteria bacterium CG11_big_fil_rev_8_21_14_0_20_46_22 genome encodes:
- a CDS encoding oxidoreductase: protein MKKPLVIITGASSGIGQQTAIRFSEAGYPLLLLGRNVESLEAMQLPNAMVKAVDVTDAQALNAAIKAAEAEYGPADALLNIAGVMLLGDVATQDANEWQVMMNVNVMGVLNGMQAVLPGMKTRRHGTIMNVSSIAGIKPFPNHAAYTGSKFAVRGLTDNVREEVAPHNVRVISICPGAVETPLLSHTSSDKIKSDYQAWKKEMGGVLSPDDVARTMLFAYEQPQSVNLREIVLATTKQAA, encoded by the coding sequence ATGAAAAAGCCATTAGTCATTATCACAGGCGCGAGTTCTGGTATTGGCCAACAAACGGCGATTCGCTTTAGCGAAGCGGGATATCCCTTGTTGTTGCTCGGCAGAAACGTCGAGAGCCTTGAAGCGATGCAGTTGCCCAATGCCATGGTTAAAGCGGTGGATGTCACGGATGCGCAAGCTTTAAACGCAGCAATTAAAGCGGCTGAGGCAGAATATGGTCCGGCGGATGCCTTGTTAAATATCGCAGGCGTGATGTTGTTAGGCGATGTGGCCACGCAAGATGCCAATGAGTGGCAAGTCATGATGAATGTGAACGTTATGGGTGTGCTAAACGGTATGCAAGCCGTATTGCCGGGTATGAAAACGCGCCGCCATGGCACGATCATGAATGTAAGTTCCATTGCGGGTATTAAGCCTTTTCCGAATCACGCGGCTTATACCGGTAGCAAGTTTGCGGTGCGCGGTTTAACGGATAATGTGCGAGAAGAAGTTGCGCCACACAATGTGCGTGTGATATCGATTTGTCCGGGTGCAGTGGAAACGCCTTTGTTAAGCCACACGAGTTCAGACAAAATCAAGTCAGACTATCAAGCCTGGAAAAAAGAAATGGGCGGTGTGTTGTCGCCTGATGATGTCGCACGCACGATGCTGTTTGCCTATGAACAACCGCAATCGGTTAATTTACGCGAAATTGTGTTAGCCACGACCAAGCAAGCCGCGTAA